GGTATTTCATGAAGCATAGCTTCGAACTCGACCAGATCAGTTGCCCTTCCGTATTCCGTCCCTGATTCATCGCGGAAGATGAAATCGCCAAAACCGAGGTTCCAGTGGATATAATCGCTTAGCTCCTGAATCACAGTTGGCGAGTTCTTATCGATATAGCTAACTCCGAAGCGCTTGGCAGTTTTGGCATATTCGAAGCCAGCGCTTTGAAGCAAAACCGGAATATCGAATCTCGCACTTTTTAAGTATTCCAGCAATTTGATCCCTGCTTGCTTGTCTAATTTGGAATTTTTTGGAAAACGGATATCTGATATAACACAAAGTAAGTAATCGCGATATTTTTCTGCAAGTCCCACTGCGGACTCATAGTCGTGTGCCATGAGTATCTTCGGGCGCGTGCGCATGCGATAATTCTTTTGTATATCGTTCAATTCTTCAGAAAGTAAAAGCTGAACTTGCCCCATAACCTCGCTACAAAGTTCTGGGAGAAAGCGCGAATAGTAGAAAACTGAATCTTCCACAAGGAGTATCACTCGGACAAGCCCCACTCGAGTGTCGTGTTCAACATTTAGTAGGTCTTCAACAAACTTGATCATAGCAAGGAAAACCTTAGAATCGCCGCTCCAAAGGAATACGTCGTCGATAGCGTCCAATTTTGGGTCGGTTTTATTTATACACACAGCATCTGCTTGCACATTAAGAAGAAGCAATATTGGCATTTTTGGAAAATCGGACTTCATCTTACGAGCCATCTCGAAAGGAGTTACTTCGCCGATATGAAGCATGGTTATCACCATATCGAATTTTCTTTCACGGATTATATCAATGGCTTCTTTGCCGGTAGGAACACTAGTTATCCTTGGCACTGAGGACAGGTTAAGTTGATGATATTCTCCATAAAGCTGTTCTGAGAATCTACCATCTTGTTCGAATATGAAAGCATCATAGAAACTCGACACCAGAAGTATTTCGCGTATTTTATACGGCATAAGCTGGTGAAAAATATCTTCGCCGAACTTGAAACGGCTATAGTATCTTTGTAGGTCTTCTTTTTTCATTTTACCTCGAGTCTTATCTTCAACTACAAATAACAGGAAAAATATAATCTCATCTATATAAGAACGCAAATCTAATGTTCTCATTTACATATCATGTTTATTTAAACTTGTATGTTCAACCTTCGTGACCTTTATTTTCTATTCTCGAATTACAAATTTAAGTGGCGTTTAAGTGTATTTAATTTTGCTTGATTAAACATTGTTAGGCTTTTATTTAACTTGTGCCTTTTCTAGCATATTTAACAGTGCTTTTTTAGTTTTCTTTTTTCTTTATTATTGGAATGGACTCAGTATTATTGAGCAATTAGCGATTTTCAAAGAGGGAATACCAACCGCCGCTAACTAGCGCTGTCAATTAATCGGTAACTACAGAATGAAAAGATCATACTCGATCAATAGTGTTTCCTGATGGCTTCGAACAGGAAAAATACTCGGCTAAACCATTCTCGTATGGGGTCAACTCTTCTCGAAGTGATGGTCATGTCGGTTATTGTGTTGATTTTAGCTACATCCTTAATTGGTTTGCTTATTAATTCATTGAAACTAATAAATAGAAATCGGGCAAGGGCTTTTGCTCTCGAAAAATGCAATCAGATGATCGAGGAAATAACAGCATATAGCCTTGCTGGCGAGGACATCATAGAAATTGATCGTTTTAAAGATATTGTTCCATTACCAATTCTCTCTGCAGACACAACTATTTCCGACCCATCTAATACACTATCTGGGAATGTTTATAATAATTTTGGTAATTGGAAGTTCCTTCGAGTAATCGATATACTGCCAATTAAACAAGAACCGAGAGCTCGTATAGTCAGTGCTAAAGTATATTATAGTGATGAGGACGATCCCAGTAAGGAGGGATTACTACTTTCACAATTAACAAAGCTTCTGAAAACAGCAGGTGATATATTCCCTCCATCACAAGTGTATGATATCTATGCAATAGCCATAGAAAACACACCCGGATGGTGGGTTGACATGTCAGTTATGAAACCGATGATGCATGAGGCGATAAATCAAGTTCAAGCTAGGAATCCCGGCCTCGAGTATCGCGTTCACTGGATAACTAGAAACGGTTTCGGAAGAGACAGGTTATATTCGCCATATTTCAATCTATCTTCTGATGCCATTGATAACAACGCATTACCTTACACATATATTTATCCTTCAGCCATCGTAGGCGAAGACGGTTTTTTTACTATTCCCCTAGAGATGTTAGAGGCAACAAGACTGTTGACGGGCTCAAAATGGATAATGGAATTTATCCATATCCTTCAATAAAAGCGACACCTTCCCCACACCACTGGAAGTCCCGGTTTCACTCAAAAAAATGGCGAATTTCCTGGAGGATTCGAGGTTACCGTTACTGGCTCAGCATCATCGAGAAAGGTCTTCATTAGATTAGTAACATCGGGATGGTTTCGTAAAAGGATTCTATCTTACGAAACTATGACGATGACTTCCTCTCCAGAATATTAGATTCAAATCACATGAATTTGAAAAACCCTAAATCGCAACAGCAAACGAGGGCGGCGGCGGTTTTGGCATGGTCGATTTGCGAATGGAATAAATCGAGAAATGGTCTATCGTGAACTCTACTCGCCTGTTCTCCTGGGGCTCAAGTTCCCTGTGCAGATTAATCAGCCATTCCTCGCCGTCGTCCTCTGCCTAATAGAGAAGGTCCATCTCAACCGGTGGTTCTTCATAAAGATAGGAGAAATCCCAGAATAGATATGTATGATCAAGAAAAACCGTGCCATGTGGTGAGAATTCGATGCCGCCAACGGTGGAACCATCATCTAGATAATATAACTGTTCGATCATATTGAAGGTTACACCCTCATCTGGAACCACCGACTCGTGAATACAATAGACATGCTGGCCTGTAACACCGTCAATAGGTATGACAATGAAACTCTTGTGAATATTCTTCACAGGCCATTGATTAGAATTGGGCATTCCAAGAATTCTAGTGATTTCAGCCCTTTCGCTTAATGTGATTCCAAGAAGTTCTAGGGCCTTTTCAGCATAGAACTGCGAAACCATGTAATCTTTTAGATAAAAGCTGAGTTTCGCCCTATTTATATATATCGTGGTTTCAAGATTAAAATCGCCCGTTTCCTTTGCATAACCTAATGCGCGCTTCATCGAATCCATCGCTTTTTCTAAAATATCTGATTCCATTTCGGCAATAGAAATATTAAGATAACAGGAACCGAGTCGATTATGATCATCGATAGATTCGGCAATACTAAGGGCACAACGAAACCTCGCAAGAGCCTTATCGAATAGCCCTCGAATCGAATAGGATACTCCTCGGTTAATCTCGATATCAGCTTTAAATCCTTCGTTGTTCTCAGTAGACAAATTTCTTTCGGCAATACAATATTTCTTTTCCATCTTCTCCCACTCACCCTTTTGAAGCGCTATATTGCCCAAATCGAGATTAATGCGCGAAAAGGCGAAAGGAATATTAGAAAAACGCTCGGCAGCACAGTTGTAGTTATCCTCTGCCTCGCTTAACTTACCCCATATAAAACATATATCTCCAATGAGTTTATATATTCTGCCAATAAAATAATCGTCCTCATTTGAATGTTGCATTCAAATGGCCTTTAATATATTGTATGCACCATAATAATCGCCGAAAAACATTAGATTTTGGCAAATCGTGATCATAGTCTCGGAAAAGGGGTAACCATCGATAAGATTACGGACAATATCTTCCCGAAAAGAAGCGTCGAGCAATATTTTATCTGTAGTCTTTATGCTTTTATCGCATATATTCATAAGGCTTTGGTTAGGTAATAATTCTATATTCCTTACACATATTACGTTTTTACTGTCTTTTTTCTATTATTTTTTTAAAAATATTGACTTTTCCCTAAGTTAATTTACTTTGTTTAAAATCAATAAAGAAATTAAAACCGGATATGTTCAAGAAAGAAACAAAAAACTTTATTGTCCTAATCCTGATCTCATTAATGGCTATCCTGTTGTCGATAGCTATTATCTCAGTCAATTTCTCTCATTCCCTATCCTCCTTATTTGTTTTTACCTATGATTACGAAATACCTGAGTTTATCGTCTTCGCGTTTTTTGTTCTTCTGCTTATGCTGTTGCTCATCTTTTTCAGAAGAACAATGCACAGCTCTAAAGAGCTTAGAGAGATTCTCGATCTCACTTCATTTTTATCATCCGACGTA
This genomic stretch from bacterium harbors:
- a CDS encoding response regulator; this encodes MKKEDLQRYYSRFKFGEDIFHQLMPYKIREILLVSSFYDAFIFEQDGRFSEQLYGEYHQLNLSSVPRITSVPTGKEAIDIIRERKFDMVITMLHIGEVTPFEMARKMKSDFPKMPILLLLNVQADAVCINKTDPKLDAIDDVFLWSGDSKVFLAMIKFVEDLLNVEHDTRVGLVRVILLVEDSVFYYSRFLPELCSEVMGQVQLLLSEELNDIQKNYRMRTRPKILMAHDYESAVGLAEKYRDYLLCVISDIRFPKNSKLDKQAGIKLLEYLKSARFDIPVLLQSAGFEYAKTAKRFGVSYIDKNSPTVIQELSDYIHWNLGFGDFIFRDESGTEYGRATDLVEFEAMLHEIP
- a CDS encoding type II secretion system protein, whose amino-acid sequence is MGSTLLEVMVMSVIVLILATSLIGLLINSLKLINRNRARAFALEKCNQMIEEITAYSLAGEDIIEIDRFKDIVPLPILSADTTISDPSNTLSGNVYNNFGNWKFLRVIDILPIKQEPRARIVSAKVYYSDEDDPSKEGLLLSQLTKLLKTAGDIFPPSQVYDIYAIAIENTPGWWVDMSVMKPMMHEAINQVQARNPGLEYRVHWITRNGFGRDRLYSPYFNLSSDAIDNNALPYTYIYPSAIVGEDGFFTIPLEMLEATRLLTGSKWIMEFIHILQ
- a CDS encoding tetratricopeptide repeat protein, whose protein sequence is MQHSNEDDYFIGRIYKLIGDICFIWGKLSEAEDNYNCAAERFSNIPFAFSRINLDLGNIALQKGEWEKMEKKYCIAERNLSTENNEGFKADIEINRGVSYSIRGLFDKALARFRCALSIAESIDDHNRLGSCYLNISIAEMESDILEKAMDSMKRALGYAKETGDFNLETTIYINRAKLSFYLKDYMVSQFYAEKALELLGITLSERAEITRILGMPNSNQWPVKNIHKSFIVIPIDGVTGQHVYCIHESVVPDEGVTFNMIEQLYYLDDGSTVGGIEFSPHGTVFLDHTYLFWDFSYLYEEPPVEMDLLY